One genomic segment of Bacteroides caccae includes these proteins:
- a CDS encoding MATE family efflux transporter, with translation MQGIKNLTHGPINRQLFNLAMPIMATSFIQMAYSLTDMAWVGRLGSEAVAAIGSVGILTWMSGSISLLNKVGSEVSVGQSIGAQNQEDARHFASHNITIALIISLCWGGLLFILAEPIICIYELEVHITANAIEYLRIISTGMPFIFLSAAFTGIYNAAGRSKIPFYISGTGLLLNIILDPLFIFGFGLETNGAAYATWISQATVFSIFIYQLRFRKDSLLGGFPFFTQLKKRYTRRILKLGLPVATLNTLFAFVNMFLCRTASEQGGHIGLMTFTTGGQIEAITWNTSQGFSTALSAFIAQNYAAGRTERVLKAWYTTLWMTGIFGTFCTLLFIFFGNEVFSIFVPEQAAYEAGGVFLRIDGYSQLFMMLEITMQGVFYGIGRTVPPAIISIGCNYMRIPLAILFVRMGMGVEGIWWAVSVTTVAKGLILLSWFIIIRKKCLNLPSVVGK, from the coding sequence ATGCAAGGAATTAAAAACCTGACACACGGGCCAATCAATCGTCAACTATTCAATTTAGCAATGCCTATCATGGCTACGTCATTTATCCAAATGGCATACAGTCTCACGGATATGGCATGGGTAGGACGGCTGGGTAGTGAAGCCGTAGCAGCCATTGGTTCTGTCGGAATCCTGACATGGATGTCCGGTTCTATCTCCCTATTAAATAAGGTAGGTTCCGAAGTCAGTGTAGGACAATCTATCGGCGCACAAAATCAAGAAGATGCCCGTCACTTTGCCTCCCATAACATTACGATTGCACTTATCATTTCTCTCTGTTGGGGCGGATTACTTTTCATCCTTGCAGAACCCATCATCTGTATCTACGAACTTGAGGTACACATTACCGCCAATGCAATAGAATATCTACGGATTATCTCTACCGGAATGCCGTTTATTTTCCTTTCCGCCGCCTTTACAGGTATCTACAATGCCGCAGGACGAAGTAAAATCCCGTTCTATATCAGTGGTACCGGACTTCTTTTGAATATCATTCTTGATCCTCTGTTCATCTTCGGTTTCGGTTTGGAGACCAATGGCGCCGCTTATGCAACCTGGATTTCACAAGCTACTGTTTTCTCTATCTTCATCTACCAACTACGTTTCCGAAAAGACTCACTGCTCGGTGGATTTCCTTTCTTCACTCAATTAAAGAAGAGATACACACGACGTATCCTAAAACTAGGATTACCCGTAGCCACATTGAATACCCTGTTTGCATTTGTCAATATGTTCCTCTGCCGTACCGCCTCTGAGCAAGGCGGCCACATCGGCTTAATGACTTTCACGACCGGAGGACAAATCGAAGCAATTACCTGGAACACTTCACAAGGATTCTCAACCGCACTCAGTGCTTTTATCGCCCAAAACTATGCTGCCGGACGAACCGAACGAGTGCTCAAAGCATGGTATACCACCTTATGGATGACAGGAATCTTCGGAACTTTCTGTACACTGCTATTCATCTTCTTCGGAAACGAAGTCTTTTCAATATTCGTACCCGAGCAGGCAGCCTATGAGGCCGGAGGTGTATTTCTACGCATTGACGGGTATTCCCAGCTTTTCATGATGCTCGAAATCACCATGCAAGGAGTATTCTATGGTATCGGGCGTACCGTACCTCCTGCTATTATCAGTATCGGATGTAATTATATGCGTATCCCGCTTGCCATTCTATTTGTACGAATGGGCATGGGAGTAGAAGGTATCTGGTGGGCAGTCAGCGTCACAACTGTTGCCAAAGGACTTATCCTCCTAAGCTGGTTTATCATCATTAGGAAGAAATGCCTGAACCTCCCGTCCGTAGTCGGAAAGTAA
- the mtgA gene encoding monofunctional biosynthetic peptidoglycan transglycosylase: protein MHRQLLIKKILRYTRNLLILFFTSTLLTVIIYRFMPVYITPLMVIRSVQQIISGDKPTWKHTWVSFDKISPSLPMAVIASEDNRFAEHNGFDFVEIKKAMKENETRKRKRGASTISQQTAKNVFLWPQSSWVRKGLEVYFTFLIELFWPKERIMEVYLNSIEMGKGIYGAQAAAKYKFNTTAAKLTKGQCALIAATLPNPIRFNSAKPSAYILKRQKQILRLMNLVPKFPPEGKAAKKEIKKKKKK, encoded by the coding sequence ATGCACAGGCAGCTTCTAATTAAAAAAATTCTGCGTTATACACGCAATCTGTTGATTCTCTTTTTTACATCGACCTTACTGACGGTCATTATTTATCGGTTCATGCCGGTTTATATTACTCCGTTAATGGTCATTCGAAGTGTTCAACAGATCATTTCAGGAGATAAACCCACGTGGAAGCACACGTGGGTTTCTTTTGATAAGATATCTCCTAGCCTGCCAATGGCAGTGATAGCTTCCGAAGACAACCGTTTTGCCGAACACAACGGATTCGATTTCGTGGAAATCAAAAAAGCGATGAAAGAAAATGAAACAAGGAAACGGAAACGTGGAGCAAGCACTATCAGCCAGCAGACAGCAAAAAATGTATTCCTATGGCCACAATCTTCATGGGTGCGGAAAGGCCTGGAAGTATATTTCACTTTTCTCATAGAACTGTTCTGGCCGAAAGAACGGATTATGGAAGTTTATCTCAACTCAATCGAAATGGGTAAAGGGATTTATGGCGCACAGGCTGCTGCAAAATATAAGTTCAACACTACAGCTGCCAAGCTGACCAAAGGTCAATGTGCACTAATCGCCGCCACTCTCCCGAATCCGATACGGTTTAACTCGGCGAAACCTTCGGCTTATATATTAAAACGGCAGAAGCAAATATTACGGCTTATGAATCTCGTCCCCAAGTTTCCACCGGAGGGAAAAGCCGCAAAGAAAGAGATAAAGAAGAAGAAGAAAAAATAA
- a CDS encoding LemA family protein has product MTILIIVGIIVLLGIIFASMYNSLVKLRNNRENAFADIDVQLKQRHDLIPQLVDTVKGYAAHEKETLDRVIQARNGAVSARTIDEKIAAENQLSSALSGLKITLEAYPDLKANQNFLQLQEEIADVENKLAAVRRYFNSATKEYNNAVQTFPSNIIAGMTGFQREIMFDLGKNERANLEQAPKISF; this is encoded by the coding sequence ATGACTATACTTATTATTGTAGGTATTATTGTACTATTGGGAATTATTTTCGCATCCATGTACAACTCCCTGGTGAAACTCAGAAACAATCGTGAAAACGCATTTGCCGACATTGACGTGCAACTGAAACAACGTCACGACCTTATCCCTCAACTAGTAGACACTGTGAAAGGATATGCCGCACACGAGAAAGAAACTCTCGACCGGGTGATTCAGGCACGCAACGGTGCGGTCAGTGCCAGAACTATCGATGAAAAGATAGCCGCCGAAAACCAACTATCCTCGGCCCTGTCAGGACTGAAAATTACATTGGAAGCCTATCCCGACCTGAAAGCAAACCAGAATTTCCTGCAATTACAGGAAGAAATTGCCGATGTAGAGAATAAGTTAGCTGCTGTCCGCCGTTATTTCAACTCGGCAACCAAAGAATATAATAATGCCGTTCAGACATTCCCTTCAAACATTATTGCGGGAATGACCGGATTCCAAAGAGAAATTATGTTCGATTTGGGAAAGAACGAACGTGCTAATCTGGAACAGGCACCCAAAATTAGTTTCTAA
- a CDS encoding DUF4251 domain-containing protein, whose translation MKMKKQILMLLLALLVGLPTLSAQSKKEKKEQKKEAVKELIVSENYKIDVNTAMPMRGRSIPLTSLYSLEIRNDSVISYLPYYGRAYSIPYGGGNGLNFKAPLKEYNMKLDKKGNSVITFTARNPEDKFDFRVKVYSNGSTSIDVNMQNRQSISFQGELDVKEE comes from the coding sequence ATGAAAATGAAAAAACAAATCCTTATGCTGTTGCTAGCTTTGCTAGTTGGTCTTCCTACTCTTTCGGCTCAAAGCAAGAAAGAGAAAAAGGAACAGAAGAAAGAAGCTGTGAAAGAACTGATTGTTTCAGAGAATTATAAGATAGACGTCAATACCGCCATGCCTATGCGCGGCCGGTCTATTCCATTGACCAGTTTATACTCACTGGAAATCAGAAACGATTCGGTAATCTCCTATTTACCTTATTATGGTCGGGCTTACAGTATCCCTTACGGAGGAGGCAATGGACTCAATTTCAAAGCCCCTCTTAAAGAGTATAACATGAAACTGGACAAGAAAGGCAATTCAGTAATCACATTCACCGCCCGCAACCCGGAAGATAAGTTTGATTTCAGAGTGAAAGTATATTCAAATGGTTCGACAAGTATTGACGTCAATATGCAAAACCGTCAATCCATAAGCTTCCAGGGGGAACTGGACGTGAAGGAAGAATAA
- a CDS encoding trimeric intracellular cation channel family protein, translating into MPTFVQILDFIGTFAFAISGIRLASAKRFDWFGAYVVGLATAIGGGTIRDVLLDVTPGWMTDPIYLICTGVALLWVICFGRWLIRLNNTFFIFDSIGLALFTVVGVGKSIALGYPFWVAIIMGSITGAAGGVIRDVFINEIPLIFRKEIYAMACVVGGITYWLCHVAGMESYGCQLVGGSTVFLARILAVKYHICLPILKGSDEVEANENKEQ; encoded by the coding sequence ATGCCCACATTCGTTCAAATTCTTGATTTTATAGGCACATTTGCCTTTGCTATTAGTGGTATCCGGCTAGCTTCGGCAAAGCGATTCGACTGGTTCGGAGCTTACGTCGTAGGTCTTGCTACGGCTATTGGTGGTGGTACAATCCGTGATGTTCTGCTCGATGTTACTCCCGGGTGGATGACAGACCCTATTTATTTAATTTGTACAGGCGTAGCATTGCTTTGGGTGATTTGTTTCGGACGCTGGCTGATCCGCCTCAATAATACTTTCTTTATTTTCGACTCGATCGGTCTGGCACTGTTTACTGTTGTAGGTGTAGGCAAGAGCATTGCTTTGGGCTATCCTTTCTGGGTGGCTATCATCATGGGTAGCATTACGGGAGCGGCAGGCGGTGTGATTCGTGATGTCTTTATCAACGAAATCCCGCTAATTTTCAGAAAAGAGATTTATGCAATGGCGTGCGTAGTAGGCGGCATCACTTACTGGCTTTGTCATGTCGCAGGCATGGAGTCGTACGGATGTCAATTGGTTGGCGGTTCGACAGTTTTTCTTGCCCGTATTCTCGCCGTGAAATACCACATCTGCCTGCCTATATTAAAAGGTAGTGACGAAGTGGAGGCAAACGAGAACAAAGAGCAATGA
- a CDS encoding GyrI-like domain-containing protein gives MSQAIRESFMKISSLFEEQDAATTDIPFVKYPDYENLTEENIRMVIGFKSAKLLQRKDDITLRVIPARKVVSCLHRGTYNELANLYNEISE, from the coding sequence ATGTCACAGGCTATTAGAGAAAGTTTTATGAAAATAAGTTCTTTGTTTGAAGAACAAGATGCAGCTACAACAGATATTCCTTTTGTTAAGTATCCTGATTATGAAAATCTGACTGAAGAAAATATTAGAATGGTTATCGGATTTAAATCAGCAAAATTATTACAGAGGAAAGATGATATTACTCTTCGGGTAATTCCTGCCCGAAAAGTAGTATCATGCCTGCACAGAGGAACATATAACGAACTGGCTAATTTATATAATGAGATATCCGAATGA
- a CDS encoding OmpA family protein, with protein MNKMKFMVLFMSITMIFSGCASMNNTGKGAAIGGGSGAALGAILGGVIGKGKGAAIGAAIGTAVGAGTGALIGKKMDKAAAEAKQIEGAQVEQITDNNGLQAVKVTFDSGILFTTGNANLSAAAKSALSKFANNVLNQNRDMDVSIYGYTDNQGWKNSTAAQSQQKNLNLSQERAQSVSSYLLSCGVSTNQIKGVQGMGESDPVASNDTAAGREQNRRVEVYMYASEQMIKDAQAASN; from the coding sequence ATGAACAAGATGAAATTTATGGTTCTCTTTATGAGTATAACCATGATATTCAGTGGATGTGCAAGTATGAATAACACTGGTAAAGGTGCTGCTATTGGTGGCGGTTCGGGTGCTGCATTGGGTGCTATCCTAGGTGGTGTTATCGGTAAAGGTAAAGGCGCTGCTATCGGTGCTGCTATCGGTACGGCGGTAGGTGCAGGAACAGGTGCTCTCATTGGTAAAAAAATGGATAAGGCCGCAGCAGAAGCAAAACAAATTGAAGGCGCACAAGTAGAACAGATAACAGACAACAACGGATTGCAAGCCGTGAAAGTGACATTCGATTCAGGAATCCTTTTCACAACAGGTAATGCTAATCTGAGTGCTGCTGCTAAATCTGCATTAAGCAAATTCGCCAACAATGTGCTCAACCAGAACAGAGATATGGATGTATCTATCTATGGATACACCGACAATCAGGGCTGGAAGAACAGTACTGCCGCACAAAGCCAGCAAAAGAACCTGAACCTGTCACAAGAACGTGCACAGAGTGTATCCAGTTACTTATTAAGTTGCGGTGTTTCTACCAACCAGATTAAAGGCGTGCAAGGTATGGGTGAAAGCGATCCCGTTGCCAGCAACGATACAGCCGCAGGTCGTGAACAGAACCGTCGTGTAGAAGTGTACATGTACGCAAGTGAGCAAATGATTAAAGATGCACAGGCAGCTTCTAATTAA
- a CDS encoding M48 family metallopeptidase, translating to MQYVGIQTQQNRNNLRSGFLLLLFPCLVTALLYLSCYLLVLFGYGKSMEIEMMPMVNHFFLSSLPYTLGVVVIWFLIAYWANTSIINSATCSKPLDRKENKRVYNLVENLCMSQGMSMPKINIIYDDSLNAFASGINDRTYTITLSRGIIQKLNDEELEAVIGHELTHIRNRDVRLLIISIVFVGIFSMLTEITFYAITHIRVRSNSKGSGGIFIFIFIALLIAAIGFLFASLMRFAISRKREYMADAGSAEMTKNPLALASALRKISADPAIEAVQRKDIAQLFIQNPKKKTKGLYSKFSGLFATHPPIEKRIEILEQF from the coding sequence ATGCAATACGTCGGAATCCAAACACAACAGAACCGGAACAACTTACGTTCCGGATTCCTATTACTACTTTTTCCTTGTTTGGTAACAGCACTCCTTTATCTGTCCTGTTACTTACTCGTTCTCTTTGGATACGGAAAGAGTATGGAGATTGAAATGATGCCTATGGTCAATCATTTCTTTCTCTCTTCTCTACCGTATACTTTAGGAGTGGTGGTAATTTGGTTTCTCATTGCCTATTGGGCCAATACAAGTATCATTAATTCTGCCACATGTTCCAAACCACTAGACCGCAAAGAGAACAAACGCGTTTATAATTTAGTAGAAAACCTCTGTATGTCTCAAGGCATGAGCATGCCGAAAATAAATATCATTTATGATGATTCACTGAATGCATTTGCAAGCGGTATCAATGACCGCACATACACTATTACTCTTTCAAGAGGCATCATCCAGAAGCTGAATGACGAGGAACTGGAAGCAGTAATCGGGCATGAGCTTACTCATATCCGCAATCGGGATGTACGTTTGCTGATAATCTCTATCGTGTTTGTCGGCATCTTCTCCATGCTGACGGAAATCACGTTCTATGCGATTACACATATACGTGTACGTAGCAATAGTAAAGGTAGCGGAGGAATTTTCATCTTCATATTTATCGCTTTACTGATAGCTGCTATCGGTTTCCTTTTTGCCAGCCTGATGCGTTTTGCCATTTCACGCAAACGCGAATATATGGCAGACGCAGGGTCGGCGGAAATGACGAAGAATCCGCTGGCACTCGCCAGTGCCTTGCGTAAAATATCCGCCGATCCGGCAATAGAAGCAGTGCAACGGAAAGACATAGCACAATTATTTATTCAAAATCCTAAAAAGAAAACCAAAGGCTTATATAGCAAATTCAGCGGTTTGTTTGCTACGCACCCTCCCATTGAAAAGCGGATTGAGATATTGGAACAGTTCTAA
- a CDS encoding RNA polymerase sigma factor, with amino-acid sequence MKSLSFRKDLIGVQEELLRFAYKLTADREEANDLLQETSLKALDNEEKYVPDTNFKGWMYTIMRNIFINNYRKIVRDQTFVDQTDNYYHLNLPQDSGFISTEGAYDLKEMHRIVNALPKEYKVPFSMHVSGFKYREIADKLGLPLGTVKSRIFFTRQRLQQELKDFV; translated from the coding sequence ATGAAAAGTTTAAGTTTCAGAAAAGATTTAATTGGAGTTCAGGAGGAATTGCTTCGTTTTGCGTATAAGTTGACTGCCGATCGTGAAGAGGCGAATGATTTATTGCAAGAAACATCATTAAAAGCATTAGATAATGAGGAAAAATATGTTCCGGACACAAATTTCAAAGGATGGATGTACACAATCATGCGTAACATCTTTATTAATAACTACCGAAAAATAGTACGTGACCAGACTTTCGTCGATCAGACTGATAATTATTATCACTTGAATTTACCGCAGGACTCGGGATTCATAAGTACGGAAGGTGCCTATGACTTGAAAGAAATGCATCGTATTGTCAACGCATTGCCTAAGGAGTATAAGGTGCCTTTTTCTATGCATGTATCCGGATTTAAATACCGTGAGATTGCAGACAAATTGGGCCTTCCTTTGGGAACTGTGAAGAGCCGCATATTTTTTACACGACAACGTTTACAACAGGAATTGAAGGATTTTGTATAA
- a CDS encoding PAS domain-containing sensor histidine kinase, with protein sequence MSKQQDFVFLSKLMANANMGWWEANLATECYTCSEYISEILNLDETGTISFEDFNKRILNEEQGPTTVRSFDVQSMSEVVYLLKTPKGSVWMRSKICFREVDDKGNTIVYGIAEMQDGPDTAIACQALQRSERLLHNIYKNLPVGIELYNKEGVLVDLNDKELDLFHVDSKEELLGINIFENPVFPEEMKERLRNNEDADFTFRYDFSKLGEYYSNNKAEGTIDLVTKVTTLYDENHNPVNYLLINADKTETTVAYNKIQEFEEFFELIGDYAKVGYAHFNILSKQGHAQKSWYKNIGEESGTPLSEIIGTYKSFHPDDRDLILQFFEEVQKGNADKLSHKIRVFRENGECTWTHVNLFVRKYAPQDKVIELISINYDITDLKQIEEMLVNERDRAEASDRLKSAFLANMSHEIRTPLNAIVGFSSLLASAENVVEKELYNSLISHNNELLLNLINDIIDLSKIEAGYLELHQNWFNLTELLDECVAEYARLLPSGVELLTSYPEHDALVELDKLRIKQILNNFLSNALKNTIRGYVEVFYEIDKHCVRIGVKDTGCGIPQNMLEKIFERFEKVDSFAQGVGLGLSICKSIVDKMNGRIQVYSQLGLGTTFIAELPCHSILVNE encoded by the coding sequence ATGAGCAAACAACAAGATTTTGTGTTCTTATCAAAGTTAATGGCTAATGCCAATATGGGGTGGTGGGAAGCTAATTTGGCAACGGAATGTTATACCTGTTCCGAATATATATCTGAGATTCTGAATTTGGATGAAACAGGGACTATTAGTTTTGAGGATTTCAATAAACGTATTTTGAATGAAGAACAAGGTCCGACAACGGTTCGCTCTTTCGATGTACAGTCGATGTCGGAAGTCGTTTATTTATTAAAAACCCCAAAAGGGTCAGTTTGGATGCGTAGTAAGATTTGTTTTCGAGAAGTAGATGATAAGGGAAATACGATTGTGTATGGCATTGCAGAAATGCAGGACGGACCGGATACTGCAATAGCTTGTCAGGCTTTACAACGTAGCGAACGGCTTTTACATAATATTTATAAGAATTTGCCTGTTGGTATTGAGTTGTATAATAAGGAGGGAGTATTGGTCGACCTCAATGATAAAGAATTGGATTTGTTTCATGTAGATAGTAAGGAGGAACTTCTAGGCATCAATATTTTCGAGAATCCAGTTTTCCCGGAAGAGATGAAGGAGAGGTTGAGGAATAATGAGGATGCGGACTTTACCTTTCGCTATGATTTCTCAAAGTTAGGAGAATATTATTCGAATAATAAGGCGGAAGGTACAATCGATCTTGTGACTAAAGTAACTACTTTGTATGATGAGAATCATAATCCGGTTAATTATCTACTGATTAATGCTGATAAAACGGAGACTACGGTTGCTTATAATAAGATTCAGGAATTTGAGGAATTTTTTGAGTTAATAGGTGACTATGCGAAAGTGGGTTATGCTCATTTTAATATTCTAAGCAAGCAGGGACATGCACAGAAAAGTTGGTATAAAAATATAGGAGAAGAGTCTGGAACTCCTTTATCCGAGATTATTGGTACATATAAATCTTTTCATCCTGATGACCGTGATTTGATTCTTCAGTTTTTTGAGGAGGTACAAAAAGGAAATGCTGATAAGTTAAGTCATAAAATACGTGTCTTTAGGGAGAATGGAGAGTGTACATGGACGCATGTTAATCTCTTTGTCAGAAAATATGCACCCCAAGATAAAGTCATAGAATTGATTAGTATTAATTATGATATTACAGATTTGAAACAGATAGAAGAAATGCTCGTTAATGAACGTGATAGAGCTGAAGCTTCAGATCGTTTAAAGTCAGCTTTCTTGGCTAATATGAGTCATGAAATCCGTACTCCGTTGAATGCTATTGTTGGTTTTTCAAGTCTGTTGGCCAGTGCGGAAAATGTAGTGGAAAAGGAGCTTTATAATTCTTTAATTAGTCATAATAACGAACTTTTGCTTAATCTGATCAATGATATCATTGATTTGTCTAAAATTGAAGCCGGATATTTGGAGTTACATCAGAATTGGTTTAATCTTACGGAGCTTCTTGATGAGTGTGTGGCAGAATATGCTCGTCTTCTTCCTTCTGGTGTGGAACTTCTGACCAGTTATCCGGAACATGATGCTTTGGTGGAACTTGATAAGTTGCGTATCAAGCAGATATTGAATAATTTTCTTTCAAATGCTTTGAAGAATACGATTCGTGGATATGTGGAAGTGTTTTATGAAATAGATAAGCATTGCGTTAGAATTGGGGTAAAAGATACCGGTTGTGGTATTCCTCAGAATATGTTGGAGAAGATATTTGAAAGATTTGAAAAAGTGGACTCTTTTGCACAAGGTGTGGGGTTGGGGTTATCTATTTGTAAATCTATTGTCGATAAAATGAACGGACGAATACAAGTATACTCTCAGCTAGGATTGGGCACTACTTTTATTGCAGAGCTACCTTGTCATTCCATATTAGTCAATGAATAA
- the ettA gene encoding energy-dependent translational throttle protein EttA, producing MAADDKKIIFSMVGVSKAFTPNKNVLKDIYLSFFYGAKIGIIGLNGSGKSTLMKIIAGLEKSYQGEVVFSPGYSVGYLAQEPYLDNTKTVKEVVMEGVQPIVDALTEYEEINQKFGLPEYYEDQDKMDALFTRQGELQDIIDATDAWNLDSKLERAMDALRCPPENQSVANLSGGERRRVALCRLLLQKPDVLLLDEPTNHLDAESIDWLEQHLQQYEGTVIAVTHDRYFLDHVAGWILELDRGEGIPWKGNYSSWLEQKTKRMEMEEKTASKRRKTLERELEWVRMAPKARQAKGKARLNSYDKLLNEDVKEKEEKLEIFIPNGPRLGNRVIEAKHVAKAYGDKLLFDDLNFVLPPNGIVGVIGPNGAGKTTLFRLIMGLETVDKGEFEVGETVKVAYVDQQHKDIDPNKSVYQVISGGNDLLRMGGRDINARAYLSRFNFSGADQEKLCGVLSGGERNRLHLAMALKEEGNVLLLDEPTNDIDVNTLRALEEGLEDFAGCAVVISHDRWFLDRICTHILAFEGDSNVFYFEGSYSEYEENKLKRLGNEEPKRVRYRKLMTD from the coding sequence ATGGCTGCTGACGATAAAAAAATTATCTTCTCAATGGTAGGGGTGAGCAAAGCATTCACTCCAAATAAAAATGTGTTGAAAGACATTTACCTGTCATTCTTTTATGGAGCGAAAATCGGTATTATTGGTCTGAATGGTTCCGGTAAGTCAACGTTAATGAAGATTATCGCAGGTTTAGAGAAATCCTATCAGGGAGAAGTGGTCTTCTCTCCGGGGTATTCCGTAGGTTATTTGGCGCAGGAACCCTATCTTGACAACACGAAGACAGTAAAAGAAGTAGTAATGGAAGGTGTGCAACCCATTGTTGACGCACTGACAGAATACGAAGAAATCAATCAAAAATTCGGTTTGCCGGAGTATTACGAAGACCAGGATAAAATGGATGCTCTTTTTACTCGTCAAGGCGAATTGCAAGATATTATTGATGCAACAGATGCATGGAATCTGGATAGTAAACTGGAACGTGCAATGGACGCACTTCGTTGTCCGCCTGAAAATCAGTCTGTGGCAAATCTTTCCGGAGGTGAACGTCGACGGGTAGCTCTTTGTCGTTTGCTGTTGCAGAAACCGGATGTGTTGTTGCTGGACGAGCCTACCAACCATTTGGATGCAGAATCTATCGATTGGTTGGAACAACATCTTCAACAATATGAAGGGACTGTTATTGCTGTAACCCACGACCGTTACTTCCTTGACCACGTTGCCGGCTGGATTCTCGAACTAGATCGTGGTGAAGGTATTCCATGGAAAGGAAACTACTCTTCCTGGCTGGAACAGAAGACGAAACGCATGGAAATGGAGGAAAAAACTGCGAGCAAACGTCGTAAGACGCTGGAGCGCGAGTTGGAATGGGTTCGTATGGCTCCGAAAGCTCGTCAGGCAAAAGGGAAAGCCCGCCTTAATTCATACGACAAGTTGTTGAATGAAGACGTGAAAGAGAAGGAGGAAAAACTGGAAATCTTTATTCCGAATGGTCCTCGTTTAGGTAATAGAGTTATCGAAGCTAAACATGTGGCTAAAGCATACGGTGATAAACTGCTGTTTGACGATTTGAATTTTGTGCTTCCCCCGAATGGCATTGTCGGCGTAATCGGTCCGAATGGTGCAGGAAAAACTACACTTTTCCGTTTGATTATGGGACTGGAAACCGTAGATAAGGGGGAATTTGAAGTAGGAGAAACTGTAAAAGTAGCCTATGTCGACCAGCAGCATAAAGACATTGACCCGAACAAGAGTGTTTATCAGGTAATTTCCGGTGGTAATGATTTGCTTCGTATGGGCGGACGTGATATTAATGCACGTGCTTATCTTTCTCGTTTCAATTTCTCCGGAGCCGATCAGGAAAAACTTTGTGGTGTGCTCTCCGGTGGTGAGAGAAATCGTTTGCACCTAGCAATGGCTTTGAAAGAAGAAGGTAACGTGTTGTTGCTCGATGAGCCTACCAATGATATCGACGTAAATACACTGCGTGCTTTGGAAGAAGGTCTGGAAGACTTTGCTGGTTGTGCAGTTGTCATTTCACACGACCGTTGGTTCCTCGATCGTATTTGTACACACATTCTGGCTTTTGAAGGAGACTCCAATGTGTTCTACTTTGAAGGTTCCTATTCGGAGTACGAAGAAAATAAATTGAAGCGTTTAGGGAATGAAGAACCGAAGCGTGTTCGTTATAGAAAGTTAATGACCGACTAG